Proteins co-encoded in one Burkholderia ambifaria AMMD genomic window:
- the rplL gene encoding 50S ribosomal protein L7/L12 — protein MAIAKEDILAAVEGMTVLELNELVKAFEEKFGVSAAAVAVAGPAGGGAAAAAEEKTEFTVVLTEAGSNKVAVIKAVRELTGLGLKEAKDVVDGAPKAVKEGVDKAAADEAKKKLEDAGAKVEVK, from the coding sequence ATGGCAATCGCAAAAGAAGACATCCTGGCAGCAGTCGAAGGGATGACCGTTCTGGAACTGAACGAACTGGTCAAGGCGTTCGAAGAGAAGTTTGGCGTGTCGGCAGCTGCAGTGGCAGTCGCTGGCCCGGCAGGCGGCGGCGCTGCTGCTGCTGCAGAAGAGAAGACCGAATTCACGGTCGTCCTGACTGAAGCAGGCAGCAACAAGGTTGCAGTCATCAAGGCAGTTCGCGAACTGACGGGCCTGGGCCTGAAGGAAGCGAAGGACGTCGTTGACGGCGCACCGAAGGCTGTCAAGGAAGGCGTCGACAAGGCTGCTGCTGACGAAGCCAAGAAGAAGCTGGAAGACGCGGGCGCGAAGGTCGAAGTTAAGTAA
- the rplA gene encoding 50S ribosomal protein L1 has protein sequence MAKISKRRQAFAAKVDRQKLYAIEDALALVKECASAKFDESIDVAVQLGIDAKKSDQVVRGSVVLPAGTGKSVRVAVFAQGEKAEQARAAGAEIVGMEDLAEQIKAGQMDFDIVIASPDTMRIVGTLGQILGPRGLMPNPKVGTVTPDVATAVKNAKAGQVQFRVDKAGIIHATIGRASFEAAALRSNLSALIEALQKAKPATSKGVYLRKVALSSTMGVGLRVDQATLAAQ, from the coding sequence ATGGCTAAGATCTCCAAGCGCCGTCAGGCATTTGCCGCCAAGGTCGACCGTCAGAAGCTGTACGCGATCGAAGACGCACTGGCACTCGTGAAGGAATGCGCGAGCGCGAAGTTCGACGAATCGATCGACGTCGCAGTCCAGCTCGGCATCGATGCGAAGAAGTCGGACCAGGTCGTTCGTGGTTCGGTCGTTCTGCCGGCAGGTACGGGCAAGTCGGTTCGCGTTGCCGTGTTCGCGCAAGGCGAGAAGGCCGAGCAAGCACGTGCAGCTGGCGCGGAAATCGTCGGTATGGAAGACCTGGCTGAGCAGATCAAGGCTGGCCAGATGGACTTCGACATCGTGATCGCTTCGCCGGACACGATGCGTATCGTCGGTACGCTCGGTCAGATCCTCGGCCCGCGCGGCCTGATGCCGAACCCGAAGGTCGGCACGGTCACGCCGGACGTCGCGACGGCAGTCAAGAACGCGAAGGCTGGTCAGGTGCAATTCCGTGTCGACAAGGCCGGTATCATCCACGCGACCATCGGCCGTGCATCGTTCGAAGCTGCAGCACTGCGCTCGAACCTGTCGGCACTGATCGAAGCGCTGCAGAAGGCGAAGCCGGCAACGAGCAAGGGTGTCTACCTGCGCAAGGTCGCTCTGTCGAGCACGATGGGCGTTGGCCTGCGTGTCGACCAGGCTACGCTGGCAGCACAGTAA
- the rplJ gene encoding 50S ribosomal protein L10 gives MPLNREDKQAVVAEVAAQVAKAQTVVLAEYRGIAVGDLTKLRAQAREKQVYLRVLKNTLARRAVEGTPFAPLAEQMTGPLIYGISEDAIAAAKVVNDFSKGNDKLVIKAGSFDGKVMDKAGVQALASIPSREELLSKLLFVMQSPVSGFARALAALAEKKQAEAA, from the coding sequence GTGCCGCTTAATAGAGAAGACAAGCAAGCCGTCGTCGCTGAGGTTGCCGCGCAAGTCGCGAAGGCCCAGACCGTTGTGCTGGCTGAGTATCGTGGAATTGCGGTTGGCGATCTGACCAAGCTGCGCGCGCAAGCGCGTGAGAAGCAGGTGTACCTGCGCGTGTTGAAGAACACGCTGGCGCGTCGCGCTGTTGAAGGTACGCCGTTTGCTCCGCTGGCAGAGCAGATGACTGGTCCGTTGATCTACGGCATCTCTGAAGATGCAATTGCCGCTGCTAAGGTCGTCAACGACTTCAGCAAGGGCAATGACAAGTTGGTCATCAAGGCTGGTTCGTTCGATGGCAAGGTGATGGACAAGGCTGGCGTGCAAGCGCTGGCAAGCATCCCGAGCCGCGAAGAACTGCTCTCGAAGCTGCTGTTCGTTATGCAATCGCCTGTTTCGGGCTTCGCGCGTGCTCTCGCCGCGCTGGCCGAGAAGAAGCAAGCAGAAGCTGCGTAA